One Coregonus clupeaformis isolate EN_2021a chromosome 21, ASM2061545v1, whole genome shotgun sequence DNA window includes the following coding sequences:
- the LOC121534693 gene encoding C-C motif chemokine 7-like, with the protein MSKLAVTLSTLLLLLVALMTLGETSPLKIDMHKNAQNTKCCTEYQKDPIPKMRLREYAIQHIRGRCNIKAVIFTTVKRDWDRPVCADPNQQWVQDAIKHIKTKRMAA; encoded by the exons ATGTCAAAGCTTGCTGTGACTCTCTCTACTCTGCTCCTGCTGCTGGTGGCACTGATGACTCTGGGTGAAACTA GTCCTCTGAAAATAGATATGCACAAGAACGCACAGAACACAAAATGCTGCACAGAATACCAAAAGGACCCCATCCCCAAGATGAGGCTGAGAGAGTACGCAATCCAACATATCAGAGGGAGATGTAACATCAAGGCTGTGAT aTTCACCACTGTGAAAAGGGATTGGGACAGACCTGTCTGTGCCGACCCCAACCAGCAGTGGGTACAGGATGCCATTAAACACATCAA GACCAAAAGGATGGCAGCCTGA